A part of Pantoea vagans genomic DNA contains:
- the uca gene encoding urea carboxylase: MFTTVLIANRGEIACRAIRTLKRLGVKSVAVYSDADRNAQHVKQADIAIALGGDKASDSYLRIDKILAAAQQSGAQAIWPGYGFLSESQPFADACDAAGIAFVGPTAQQIGEFGLKHRARELAASAGVPMTPGTPLLGSLEEALQAAEKIGYPVMLKSTAGGGGIGLTRCADAGALASAWESVRRLGELFFSDAGVFLERCIDRARHVEVQIFGDGKGTVVALGERDCSLQRRNQKVVEETPAPGLSQATRDALLSSAVRLGELVNYRSAGTVEYIYDVSQQAFYFLEVNTRLQVEHPVTECVTGLDLVECMLQVAAGDAVDWSRLQQPPKGAAIEVRLYAEDPLKNFQPSPGLLTGVTFPDGVRVDSGIETGSEVSSFYDPMIAKLIVHADTRDAALEKLHQALDATQLHGIATNLDYLRQITSSDAFRSGNVWTRYLDSVVPAASVVEVLQPGTFSSVQDYPGRLGYWDIGVPPSGPMDDFAFRLANRIVGNHDTAAGLEFTLQGPTLRFHCDAILALTGADCDATLDGEPVSTWQPLAVKAGQTLKLGRARQGCRSYLAVRNGFDVPEYLGSRSTFSLGQFGGHAGRTLRVADMLPISQPERAACTTPAPVSDPQPLDAALIPHYGSEWRIGVLYGPHGAPDFFTQAAIDEFFASDWQVHYNSNRLGVRLVGPKPTWTRANGGEAGLHPSNVHDCEYAIGAVNFTGDFPVILTHDGPSLGGFVCPVTIAKAELWKVGQVKPGDTIRFHPITADDALAREKAQMHLIETLRPEHPPTFAVPSLAETAHGSATILAAIEATGSTPKVVYRQAGDKYVLIEYGDNVLDLALRLRVHLLMNALTAQAEPGVEELSPGVRSLQVRYDSRIIHQSALMSLLLALEATLGDVSTLKVPSRVVWMPMAFEDSATLGAVSRYQETVRASAPWLPNNVDFIQRINGLSSREQVRDTLFDASYLVLGLGDVYLGAPCAVPIDPRHRLLSSKYSPARTFTAEGTVGIGGMYMCIYGMDSPGGYQLVGRTLPIWNNFLKNAQFAPDAPWLLRFFDQVRFYPVSETELNQLREDFREGRASLRIEETQFDFAAHQQFLADHATEIAAFRQRQATAFEKEVQLWAQEEQNAPEADEAQAIVSAEEEAGLAVQADLNGNIWKVLVQPGDEVSAGQTLIIVEAMKMELAIVAPQAGRVTRIACQAGRPVSPGDNLLWLE; encoded by the coding sequence ATGTTCACCACCGTACTGATTGCCAACCGCGGCGAAATTGCCTGCCGCGCCATCCGCACGCTGAAGCGCCTCGGCGTGAAAAGCGTCGCAGTTTACTCTGACGCCGATCGCAATGCGCAGCACGTTAAGCAGGCCGATATCGCTATCGCGCTGGGCGGCGACAAAGCCAGCGACAGCTATCTGCGCATCGACAAAATTCTGGCGGCGGCGCAGCAGAGCGGCGCGCAGGCGATCTGGCCAGGCTACGGTTTTCTTTCTGAAAGCCAGCCGTTTGCTGACGCCTGCGACGCGGCGGGCATCGCCTTTGTCGGCCCCACCGCGCAGCAGATTGGTGAGTTCGGCCTGAAACACCGCGCCCGTGAGCTGGCTGCCAGCGCGGGTGTCCCGATGACGCCAGGCACACCGCTGCTCGGCTCGCTGGAGGAGGCGTTACAGGCTGCCGAAAAGATTGGCTATCCGGTGATGCTGAAAAGCACGGCGGGCGGCGGCGGCATTGGCCTGACGCGCTGCGCCGATGCCGGGGCGCTCGCCAGTGCCTGGGAGAGCGTGCGCCGTCTGGGCGAGCTGTTCTTCAGTGATGCGGGCGTGTTTCTGGAGCGCTGTATCGATCGCGCCCGCCACGTTGAAGTGCAGATTTTTGGTGACGGCAAAGGCACCGTGGTGGCGCTGGGGGAACGCGACTGCTCCCTGCAGCGCCGCAATCAGAAGGTGGTGGAAGAGACGCCTGCACCCGGGCTGTCGCAGGCGACGCGTGACGCCCTGCTCTCCTCAGCGGTACGGCTGGGTGAGCTGGTCAACTACCGCAGCGCAGGCACCGTGGAGTATATCTACGACGTCAGCCAGCAGGCCTTTTACTTTCTGGAAGTGAACACCCGTCTGCAGGTGGAGCATCCGGTCACCGAATGCGTCACCGGACTCGATCTGGTCGAATGCATGTTGCAGGTAGCGGCGGGCGATGCGGTGGACTGGTCACGTCTGCAGCAGCCACCCAAGGGCGCGGCCATTGAGGTGCGGCTCTACGCGGAAGATCCGCTGAAGAACTTTCAGCCCAGCCCTGGCCTGCTCACCGGCGTCACCTTCCCTGACGGCGTGCGTGTCGACAGCGGCATCGAAACCGGCAGTGAGGTCTCCAGCTTCTACGATCCGATGATCGCCAAGCTGATTGTCCATGCCGACACCCGCGATGCGGCGCTGGAAAAACTGCACCAGGCGCTGGATGCCACGCAGCTGCATGGCATCGCCACTAACCTCGACTATCTGCGCCAGATTACCAGCAGCGACGCCTTTCGCAGCGGCAACGTCTGGACGCGCTACCTCGACAGCGTCGTCCCGGCTGCCTCCGTAGTGGAAGTACTGCAGCCCGGCACCTTCAGTTCGGTTCAGGACTATCCTGGCCGCCTCGGCTACTGGGATATTGGTGTGCCGCCTTCCGGCCCGATGGATGACTTCGCGTTCCGGCTGGCTAACCGCATCGTCGGTAACCATGATACGGCTGCGGGCCTGGAGTTTACTTTGCAGGGGCCGACACTGCGCTTCCACTGTGATGCCATTCTGGCGCTGACCGGCGCGGACTGCGACGCCACGCTTGATGGTGAACCGGTCAGCACCTGGCAGCCGCTGGCGGTGAAAGCCGGACAGACACTGAAACTGGGACGCGCCCGGCAGGGCTGCCGCAGCTATCTGGCGGTGCGCAACGGCTTCGACGTGCCGGAGTATCTGGGCAGTCGCAGCACCTTCTCACTGGGCCAGTTTGGCGGTCACGCCGGACGCACCCTGCGGGTGGCCGATATGCTGCCGATCTCACAGCCTGAACGGGCAGCCTGCACCACGCCTGCCCCGGTCAGCGACCCGCAGCCGCTGGATGCCGCGCTGATCCCGCATTACGGCAGCGAATGGCGCATCGGCGTGCTCTATGGCCCGCACGGCGCACCGGACTTCTTCACCCAGGCCGCCATCGATGAGTTCTTTGCCAGCGACTGGCAGGTGCACTACAACTCCAATCGCCTCGGCGTGCGGCTGGTTGGCCCGAAACCGACCTGGACCCGCGCCAACGGCGGCGAAGCGGGCCTGCATCCTTCCAACGTTCACGACTGTGAATATGCCATTGGCGCGGTCAATTTCACTGGTGACTTCCCGGTGATCCTGACGCACGACGGCCCGAGCCTGGGCGGCTTTGTCTGTCCGGTGACCATCGCTAAAGCCGAGCTGTGGAAAGTAGGCCAGGTCAAACCTGGCGACACCATCCGCTTCCACCCGATTACCGCAGACGATGCGCTGGCGCGGGAAAAAGCGCAGATGCATCTGATTGAAACCCTGCGGCCGGAACATCCACCGACCTTTGCCGTGCCGTCGCTGGCCGAAACCGCCCACGGCTCCGCCACCATTCTGGCCGCCATTGAGGCCACCGGCAGCACGCCGAAAGTGGTCTATCGCCAGGCGGGAGACAAATATGTGCTGATTGAGTATGGCGACAACGTGCTGGATCTGGCACTGCGCCTGCGCGTCCACCTGCTGATGAATGCCCTGACGGCGCAGGCGGAGCCAGGCGTGGAGGAGCTGTCGCCAGGCGTGCGATCGCTGCAGGTGCGCTACGACAGCCGCATTATTCACCAGTCCGCACTGATGTCGCTGCTGCTGGCGCTGGAAGCGACACTGGGCGATGTCAGCACGCTGAAAGTCCCGTCGCGCGTGGTGTGGATGCCGATGGCATTTGAAGACAGCGCCACGCTGGGTGCGGTCAGCCGCTATCAGGAGACGGTGCGTGCCAGCGCGCCCTGGCTGCCGAACAATGTGGACTTCATCCAGCGCATTAACGGCTTAAGCAGCCGCGAGCAGGTGCGCGATACCCTGTTCGACGCCAGCTATCTGGTGCTCGGCCTGGGCGACGTCTACCTCGGCGCACCCTGTGCCGTGCCGATCGATCCACGCCATCGCCTGCTGAGTTCTAAATACAGTCCGGCACGCACCTTTACCGCCGAAGGCACCGTCGGCATCGGCGGCATGTACATGTGCATCTACGGCATGGATTCCCCCGGCGGTTATCAGCTGGTGGGCCGTACGCTGCCTATCTGGAACAACTTCCTGAAAAACGCACAGTTCGCGCCCGATGCGCCGTGGCTGCTGCGCTTCTTCGATCAGGTGCGCTTCTATCCGGTGAGTGAAACCGAGCTGAACCAGCTGCGCGAAGATTTTCGGGAAGGCCGCGCCAGCCTGCGTATTGAAGAGACGCAGTTTGATTTTGCTGCCCACCAGCAGTTCCTCGCCGATCACGCCACTGAGATTGCCGCGTTCCGCCAGCGCCAGGCCACCGCCTTTGAAAAGGAAGTGCAGCTCTGGGCGCAGGAAGAACAGAACGCACCAGAGGCGGATGAGGCGCAAGCCATCGTCAGCGCGGAGGAGGAAGCCGGGCTGGCGGTGCAGGCGGATCTCAATGGCAACATCTGGAAAGTGCTGGTACAGCCGGGCGATGAGGTCAGCGCCGGACAGACGCTGATCATCGTCGAGGCGATGAAGATGGAGCTGGCGATTGTCGCGCCGCAGGCCGGTCGGGTCACGCGGATTGCCTGCCAGGCAGGCCGCCCGGTCAGCCCTGGCGATAACCTGCTGTGGCTGGAATAA
- a CDS encoding GntR family transcriptional regulator encodes MTTQPQSPKARPEALAERVYQALKADIFAFRLMPGDRFSESEIAGRMAVSRTPVRQALFRLEREGFVEVWFRSGWQIKNFDFALFESLYDLRTVLECEAVKRLCALPAPQCAALLSELNQFWCEAEALTEGLVVSQHDEAFHMTLVAAAGNPEMARIHAELTEKIRIIRRLDFTRDDRVWATYQEHAQILQAIFQQQTGEAQRILTDHIAVSKAEVRKITLHRLQQARLQLTE; translated from the coding sequence ATGACAACCCAACCTCAATCCCCTAAAGCGCGCCCGGAAGCGCTGGCAGAACGGGTCTATCAGGCGCTGAAGGCCGATATTTTCGCCTTTCGGCTGATGCCGGGCGATCGTTTCAGCGAAAGCGAAATCGCCGGACGGATGGCGGTCAGCCGCACGCCGGTGCGCCAGGCACTGTTCCGGCTGGAGCGCGAAGGCTTTGTCGAAGTCTGGTTCCGCAGCGGCTGGCAGATCAAAAACTTCGATTTTGCCTTGTTCGAATCGCTGTATGACCTGCGCACCGTGCTGGAGTGCGAGGCGGTAAAACGCCTCTGCGCCCTGCCCGCGCCGCAGTGTGCCGCGCTGTTAAGCGAACTGAACCAGTTCTGGTGTGAGGCAGAGGCACTCACCGAGGGCCTGGTAGTGTCGCAGCATGACGAGGCATTTCACATGACGCTGGTCGCGGCAGCGGGCAATCCGGAGATGGCGCGCATTCACGCCGAACTCACGGAGAAGATCCGCATTATCCGTCGGCTCGACTTCACCCGCGATGACCGCGTCTGGGCCACTTATCAGGAGCATGCACAGATTTTACAGGCGATTTTTCAGCAGCAGACAGGCGAGGCACAACGCATCCTGACCGATCACATCGCCGTCAGTAAAGCGGAGGTCAGGAAGATCACCCTGCACCGCCTGCAGCAGGCCCGGCTCCAGCTCACCGAATAA
- the urtA gene encoding urea ABC transporter substrate-binding protein yields the protein MKRRSLIKAFALSATVVSLGFAWSAQAADTIKVGIMHSLSGTMAISETPLKDVALMTIDEINAKGGVLGKKLEPVVVDPASNWPLFAEKARQLLTQDKAAVVFGCWTSVSRKSVLPVFEELNGLLFYPVQYEGEEMSPNVFYTGAAPNQQAIPAVEYLISEDGGSAKRFFLLGTDYVYPRTTNKILRAFLHSKGVADKDIEEVYTPFGYSDYQTIVSNIKKFAAGGKTAVVSTINGDSNVPFYKELANQGIKATDIPVVAFSVGEEELRGIDTKPLVGQLAAWNYFESIDNPTNAKFVADYRAYAKAHNLPNAATVVTNDPMEATYVGIHMWAQAVEKAGTTDVDKVRAAMAGQTFNAPDGFTLTMDQTNHHLHKPVMIGEVEENGQFSVVWQTDKPVRAQPWSPYIAGNNKKPDHPVKTAQ from the coding sequence ATGAAAAGACGTTCGTTGATCAAGGCTTTCGCGCTTTCCGCCACCGTTGTCAGTCTGGGTTTCGCCTGGAGTGCGCAGGCGGCTGACACCATTAAAGTGGGGATCATGCATTCGCTCTCCGGCACCATGGCGATTTCAGAAACGCCGCTGAAAGATGTGGCGCTGATGACCATTGATGAGATCAACGCCAAAGGCGGCGTGCTGGGGAAAAAGCTGGAGCCGGTGGTGGTCGATCCCGCCTCAAACTGGCCGCTGTTCGCCGAGAAAGCGCGGCAGCTGCTGACCCAGGATAAAGCGGCGGTGGTATTTGGCTGCTGGACCTCGGTGTCACGCAAATCGGTGCTGCCGGTGTTTGAAGAGCTGAACGGCCTGCTTTTCTATCCGGTGCAGTATGAAGGGGAAGAGATGTCACCCAACGTCTTCTACACCGGCGCGGCACCTAACCAGCAGGCGATTCCGGCGGTGGAGTACCTGATAAGCGAAGATGGCGGCAGCGCGAAACGCTTCTTCCTGCTGGGCACCGACTATGTCTATCCGCGCACCACCAATAAGATCCTGCGCGCCTTCCTGCACAGCAAAGGCGTGGCGGACAAAGATATCGAAGAGGTTTATACGCCTTTTGGTTACAGCGACTACCAGACCATTGTCTCCAACATCAAAAAATTCGCGGCAGGCGGTAAAACCGCGGTGGTCTCGACCATCAACGGCGACTCCAACGTACCGTTCTACAAAGAGCTGGCTAACCAGGGCATCAAAGCCACTGACATTCCGGTGGTCGCCTTCTCAGTGGGCGAAGAGGAGCTGCGCGGCATCGACACCAAACCGCTGGTGGGTCAGTTAGCCGCCTGGAACTATTTCGAGTCGATCGATAATCCGACCAACGCGAAATTCGTCGCCGATTATCGTGCCTACGCCAAAGCACACAACCTGCCGAACGCGGCTACCGTCGTGACCAACGACCCGATGGAAGCGACCTATGTCGGCATTCATATGTGGGCGCAGGCGGTGGAAAAAGCGGGCACGACGGACGTAGACAAGGTGCGCGCGGCAATGGCCGGTCAGACCTTCAACGCGCCGGATGGCTTTACCCTGACCATGGATCAGACCAACCATCATCTGCATAAGCCGGTCATGATTGGCGAAGTGGAAGAGAACGGCCAGTTCAGCGTGGTGTGGCAGACCGATAAGCCGGTGCGCGCGCAGCCGTGGAGCCCGTACATTGCCGGTAACAACAAGAAGCCCGATCACCCGGTGAAGACCGCGCAGTAA
- the urtB gene encoding urea ABC transporter permease subunit UrtB, whose translation MNLCRCFFSLLLLVPLFASAGPAADFAAASRSQQATLLQQWAAAPDSHRLPLLEALKAETVVIDQNKQPFSQQGSTLQPLDAVSQPTGNLKKLFMNNRLRVLVNNALAAHQLVSSDATLRLRAAQQLQNDGSADQLPLLEQRLAAEKDSRVHAALALALANLQLADGEPMVRLRAVKLLGESSDPNTQASLQRLTQPANEPDATVRAAATESLQQIQKRLMWGDLLGQAFSGLSLGSILLLAALGLAITYGLLGVINMAHGEMLMLGAYATWWVQSLFQQFAPDYLAWYPLLALPVAFMVTAAIGMALERTVIRHLYGRPLETLLATWGISLMLIQLVRVLFGAQNLEVANPSWLSGGLQLLPNLVLPWNRIAVILFVVFVLALTWLLLNRTRLGMNVRAVTQNRAMAECCGVPTGRVDMLAFGLGSGIAGLGGVALSQLSNVGPELGQGYIIDSFLVVVLGGVGQLAGTVVAAFSLGILNKVLEPQIGAVLGKILILVIIVLFIQKRPQGLFAVKGRVTD comes from the coding sequence ATGAATTTATGTCGCTGCTTTTTCAGCCTGCTGCTGCTGGTCCCGCTGTTTGCCAGTGCCGGACCGGCGGCTGACTTTGCCGCTGCCAGCCGCAGTCAGCAGGCCACGCTGCTGCAACAGTGGGCCGCCGCGCCGGACAGCCATCGTCTGCCGCTGCTGGAAGCGCTGAAGGCCGAAACCGTGGTCATCGACCAGAACAAACAGCCATTCAGCCAGCAGGGTTCGACGCTGCAGCCGCTGGACGCTGTATCGCAGCCCACCGGCAACCTTAAAAAGCTGTTTATGAACAATCGCCTGCGCGTGCTGGTGAACAACGCGCTGGCTGCCCATCAGCTGGTGAGCAGCGATGCCACACTGCGTTTGCGCGCGGCGCAGCAGCTGCAGAATGACGGTTCTGCAGACCAGCTGCCGCTGCTGGAACAGCGTCTGGCCGCCGAAAAAGATAGCCGCGTTCACGCCGCATTAGCGCTGGCACTGGCGAACCTGCAACTGGCGGATGGCGAGCCGATGGTGCGCCTGCGGGCGGTGAAACTGCTGGGCGAGTCCAGCGATCCCAATACCCAGGCCAGCCTGCAACGCCTGACCCAGCCCGCGAATGAACCGGACGCCACGGTGCGGGCAGCCGCGACGGAGAGCCTGCAGCAGATTCAGAAACGGCTGATGTGGGGCGATCTGCTGGGGCAGGCCTTCAGCGGCCTGTCACTGGGCTCCATCCTGCTGCTGGCCGCGCTGGGCCTGGCGATCACCTATGGCCTGCTCGGCGTGATCAACATGGCGCACGGTGAAATGCTGATGCTCGGCGCGTACGCCACCTGGTGGGTACAGAGCCTGTTTCAGCAGTTTGCACCGGACTATTTAGCCTGGTATCCGCTGCTGGCGCTGCCGGTTGCCTTTATGGTCACCGCCGCCATCGGTATGGCGCTGGAGCGCACGGTGATCCGCCATCTCTATGGCCGTCCGCTGGAGACGCTGCTCGCGACCTGGGGCATCAGCCTGATGCTGATCCAGCTGGTGCGGGTGCTGTTCGGGGCGCAGAACCTGGAGGTGGCGAACCCGTCGTGGCTCTCCGGAGGCTTACAGCTGCTGCCTAATCTGGTGCTGCCGTGGAACCGCATCGCGGTAATCCTGTTTGTGGTGTTTGTGCTGGCGCTCACCTGGCTGCTGCTTAACCGGACCCGTCTTGGCATGAACGTGCGCGCCGTGACGCAGAACCGCGCCATGGCGGAGTGCTGCGGCGTGCCGACCGGTCGTGTCGATATGCTGGCGTTTGGCCTCGGCTCCGGCATTGCCGGGCTGGGCGGCGTGGCGCTGTCGCAGCTCAGTAACGTCGGACCGGAGCTGGGTCAGGGCTACATCATCGACTCGTTCCTGGTGGTGGTGCTGGGTGGCGTCGGCCAGCTGGCGGGCACCGTGGTTGCCGCGTTCAGCCTGGGGATTCTGAACAAAGTGCTGGAGCCGCAGATTGGCGCGGTGCTGGGTAAGATCCTGATTCTGGTGATTATCGTGCTGTTTATTCAGAAACGTCCGCAGGGCCTGTTTGCGGTTAAAGGAAGGGTGACTGACTGA
- the urtC gene encoding urea ABC transporter permease subunit UrtC — protein MTQPITLRAVRTAPRLTISIGLAITLALLVMPFLALLPATHPLAISTYTLTLVGKILCYAVVAVALDLVWGYAGLLSLGHGLFFALGGYAMGMYLMRQAAGEGLPAFMSFLSWRELPWFWTGTEYFAWALCLSMLVPGLLALVFGFFAFRSKIKGVYFSIMTQALTYAGMLLFFRNETGFGGNNGFTGFTTLLGFSVTATGTRVGLFIATVLLLLLSLVIGFALARSKFGRVLTAVRDAENRLMFCGYDPRGFKLFVWTLSAVLCGLAGALYVPQVGIINPGEMSPANSIEAAIWVALGGRGTLIGPLLGAAIVNGARSFFTVAFPEYWLFFLGLMFILVTLFLPHGVIGLLRRRKK, from the coding sequence ATGACGCAACCCATCACGCTCCGCGCGGTGCGCACTGCGCCGCGCCTGACGATCAGCATCGGTCTGGCGATCACCCTGGCGTTACTGGTGATGCCGTTTCTGGCGCTGCTGCCCGCCACGCATCCGCTGGCGATCTCTACCTATACCCTGACGCTGGTCGGCAAAATCCTCTGCTACGCGGTGGTCGCGGTGGCGCTGGATCTGGTGTGGGGCTACGCCGGATTGCTGTCGCTGGGTCACGGCCTGTTCTTTGCTCTGGGCGGATATGCCATGGGCATGTACCTGATGCGTCAGGCCGCCGGTGAGGGCTTGCCCGCCTTTATGTCCTTTCTCTCCTGGCGTGAGCTGCCCTGGTTCTGGACCGGCACTGAATATTTCGCCTGGGCGCTCTGTCTGAGCATGCTGGTGCCGGGCCTGCTGGCGCTGGTGTTTGGCTTCTTCGCTTTTCGCTCGAAGATCAAAGGCGTCTACTTCTCCATCATGACCCAGGCGCTGACCTACGCCGGGATGCTGCTGTTCTTCCGCAACGAAACCGGTTTTGGCGGCAACAACGGCTTTACCGGCTTTACCACCCTGCTCGGCTTTTCGGTGACCGCGACCGGCACGCGTGTCGGGCTGTTTATCGCCACCGTACTGCTGCTGCTGCTGAGTCTGGTCATCGGCTTCGCCCTGGCGCGCAGCAAGTTTGGCCGGGTGCTGACGGCAGTGCGGGACGCCGAAAACCGCCTGATGTTCTGTGGTTACGATCCACGCGGCTTCAAGCTGTTTGTCTGGACGCTCTCCGCCGTGCTGTGCGGTCTGGCCGGGGCGCTCTATGTGCCGCAGGTCGGCATTATCAATCCGGGGGAGATGTCACCGGCTAACTCGATAGAAGCGGCGATCTGGGTGGCGCTGGGCGGACGCGGCACGCTGATTGGCCCGCTGCTGGGCGCGGCGATTGTAAACGGCGCGCGCAGCTTCTTCACCGTCGCCTTCCCTGAATACTGGCTCTTCTTCCTGGGACTGATGTTTATCCTGGTGACACTGTTTCTGCCGCACGGCGTGATTGGCCTGCTGCGCCGGAGGAAAAAATGA
- the urtD gene encoding urea ABC transporter ATP-binding protein UrtD has product MSDALFTQPQLADRHRVQRDPVLQLEKISVSFDGFRALNDLSLQIGVGELRCVIGPNGAGKTTLMDVITGKTRPDAGRVIYDQDSDLTRLSPVEIARAGIGRKFQKPTVFEALTVFENLEIALTADKSVWASLRARLSGEQRDRIDEVLKLLRLGGERQRRAGLLSHGQKQFLEIGMLLVQEPHLLLLDEPAAGMTDAETDYTAELFRSLAGKHSLMVVEHDMGFVETIADHVTVLHQGQVLAEGSLREVQANEQVIDVYLGR; this is encoded by the coding sequence ATGAGTGATGCCCTGTTTACCCAACCCCAGCTGGCGGATCGCCACCGGGTGCAGCGCGATCCGGTGCTGCAACTGGAGAAGATCAGCGTGTCGTTTGACGGCTTCCGGGCGCTGAACGATCTCTCGCTGCAGATCGGCGTCGGTGAGCTGCGCTGCGTGATCGGCCCCAATGGCGCGGGTAAAACCACGCTGATGGATGTGATCACCGGCAAAACCCGGCCAGACGCCGGTCGGGTGATCTACGACCAGGACAGCGATCTGACCCGTCTTTCACCCGTCGAGATCGCCCGCGCCGGCATTGGCCGTAAGTTCCAGAAGCCCACGGTGTTTGAGGCGTTAACCGTGTTCGAGAATCTGGAGATCGCGCTCACAGCCGATAAATCGGTGTGGGCCAGCCTGCGCGCCCGCCTTAGCGGCGAACAGCGCGATCGCATTGATGAGGTGCTGAAACTGCTGCGGCTGGGCGGCGAACGCCAGCGGCGCGCGGGTCTGCTGTCACACGGCCAGAAGCAGTTTCTGGAGATCGGCATGCTGCTGGTGCAGGAGCCGCATCTGCTGCTGCTGGATGAACCGGCGGCGGGCATGACCGACGCGGAGACGGACTACACCGCCGAGCTGTTCCGCAGCCTGGCGGGCAAGCATTCCCTGATGGTGGTGGAGCATGACATGGGCTTTGTCGAGACCATCGCCGATCATGTCACCGTGCTGCATCAGGGGCAGGTGCTGGCCGAGGGTTCGCTGCGCGAAGTTCAGGCTAATGAGCAGGTTATCGACGTTTATCTGGGGCGCTGA
- the urtE gene encoding urea ABC transporter ATP-binding subunit UrtE, giving the protein MLQVTELNQYYGGSHILRGLSFEVKIGEITCLLGRNGVGKTTLLKCLMGLIPAKSGEIQWQQQRMNGRKPHQRVQAGIAYVPQGREIFPRLTVEENLLMGLSRFPAAAAREVPEEIYQLFPVLLAMKSRRGGDLSGGQQQQLAIGRALACRPQLLILDEPTEGIQPSVIKEIGAVIRQLAQRGDMAILLVEQFYDFAAELADSYLVMSRGEIVQRGRGDTMEAEGVRGLVAI; this is encoded by the coding sequence ATGTTACAGGTTACTGAACTGAATCAATATTATGGCGGCAGTCACATTCTGCGCGGCCTGTCGTTTGAGGTAAAGATTGGCGAAATTACCTGCCTGCTGGGGCGCAATGGCGTTGGGAAAACTACGCTGCTGAAGTGCCTGATGGGGCTGATCCCCGCGAAGTCGGGCGAGATCCAGTGGCAGCAGCAGCGGATGAATGGCCGCAAGCCACACCAGCGGGTGCAGGCGGGCATTGCCTACGTGCCGCAGGGGCGGGAAATCTTTCCGCGTCTGACGGTGGAAGAGAACCTGCTGATGGGTCTGTCGCGCTTTCCGGCAGCAGCGGCGCGTGAAGTGCCGGAGGAGATCTACCAGCTTTTTCCGGTGCTGCTGGCGATGAAGTCACGACGGGGCGGCGATCTCTCTGGCGGTCAGCAGCAGCAGCTGGCGATCGGCCGGGCACTGGCCTGTCGGCCACAGCTGCTGATCCTCGACGAGCCGACCGAAGGGATCCAGCCTTCGGTGATCAAAGAGATCGGCGCGGTGATCCGCCAGCTGGCGCAGCGCGGCGATATGGCGATCCTGCTGGTGGAGCAGTTTTATGACTTCGCGGCGGAGCTGGCGGACAGCTATCTGGTGATGTCGCGCGGGGAGATCGTGCAGCGTGGCCGCGGCGACACCATGGAAGCTGAGGGTGTGCGCGGCCTGGTGGCGATTTAA
- a CDS encoding aldose 1-epimerase family protein has product MKTRLPLAREQFHATPWVLLESDDFRVELFRYPAGIEAVRIHNRRGSVTVLPFLGQMIWDVQFDDHNLTMGHSFKQPLPASSIIDTYGCFAFHSGLLANGCPAPEDDHPLHGEMACARMDSAWLVLDDQTLSLEGECEYVKGFGHHYLAAPAVRLQADRPRLRIEMTVTNLAGAPMPLQYMCHLNSAWIDQGRFRQSIPEGAFQLRRSIPAHLKPTPAWREYMDRLSRDPQALQQLDQPQLCDPEIVFFADDLPQYGDDVQFELHSPQGFALMTRFSTAQFPHATRWLLHNHDQQVAAYILPATSRPEGFLAAQQAGTLITLASGEQRHFSVETGLL; this is encoded by the coding sequence ATGAAAACCCGTTTGCCCTTAGCGCGTGAGCAGTTTCACGCCACGCCCTGGGTGTTGCTGGAGAGTGATGACTTCCGGGTTGAGCTGTTTCGCTACCCGGCGGGCATTGAGGCGGTGCGCATTCATAACCGGCGCGGCAGCGTGACCGTGCTGCCGTTTCTCGGGCAGATGATCTGGGACGTGCAGTTTGACGATCATAACCTGACCATGGGCCACAGCTTTAAACAGCCGCTGCCTGCCAGTTCGATCATCGACACCTATGGCTGTTTTGCCTTTCATTCGGGGCTGCTGGCTAACGGCTGCCCGGCGCCAGAGGACGATCATCCGCTGCATGGTGAGATGGCCTGCGCCCGCATGGACAGCGCCTGGCTGGTACTGGACGATCAGACGCTGTCGCTGGAAGGGGAGTGTGAATATGTCAAAGGTTTCGGCCATCACTACCTTGCGGCCCCTGCCGTCCGCCTTCAGGCCGATCGGCCCCGTCTGAGGATTGAGATGACGGTGACTAATCTGGCGGGTGCACCGATGCCGTTGCAGTATATGTGTCACCTTAACAGCGCGTGGATCGACCAGGGACGCTTCCGGCAGTCGATCCCCGAAGGAGCATTTCAGCTGCGACGCTCGATCCCCGCGCACCTTAAACCCACACCCGCCTGGCGCGAGTACATGGATCGCTTATCGCGCGATCCACAAGCGTTACAGCAGCTCGATCAGCCACAACTCTGCGATCCGGAGATCGTCTTCTTCGCGGACGATCTGCCGCAGTATGGCGATGACGTGCAGTTTGAGCTGCACTCGCCGCAGGGCTTTGCGCTGATGACGCGCTTCTCTACCGCGCAGTTCCCGCACGCGACCCGCTGGCTGCTGCACAACCACGATCAGCAGGTGGCGGCCTACATTCTGCCCGCCACCAGCCGGCCCGAGGGTTTTCTTGCCGCGCAACAGGCCGGCACGCTGATCACTCTGGCGAGCGGCGAACAGCGGCACTTCTCCGTGGAAACCGGTTTGCTGTGA